One genomic region from uncultured Cohaesibacter sp. encodes:
- a CDS encoding TIR domain-containing protein, which produces MPQKLKHLLLSGFAFRIKNRRCTNMSAPKGVIFLSHASEDKEIVENIYKRLDAAVSFYDLRTIHPGKESIDAMKEGVENSSIFVLFHSKYTNKPWVDFEKDLAEIKKINSKSLQVLVCPINGETYNTLPIWMKKFMTTTENFGPSDIVRTILHLQMKALDLQKIGSIALIGREELIRKVSVDIGKAPAVKGVPIQQIVITGLPGIGRTSVARAIRKHALPAMRAGGPIFDLPEMAEAVDIFIKLREDIDGQMDKDELIRQMDAFQRLLVPEQANLILQYLLHFEALNQPVILATRWGLRDRTKQLKPWFRELLKLWSDHPSLRVIFVSERRLSIDEIANHKSIEQYYVDRLSDDDIQYMLSELIEDRLFDASLAFDVSKKILGHPATAKYVSTLVNSGRSFDTLVNNPDPIYAFQEKMLESIFDNNILSSNQRKIINLLGFIPRLPLSMISKILGEPDKKTLSEELWGLLDFSLIESSQGGYYSVPDIVSSLVRRDSSLDSRSLFESARSAIDEEMKVNGIKSDLIDSLLVASVGSTGGIPSEISGLVSSSSLLTLVQDLFFRARVSHGMKQKELYQKTYALSKFAMGMKTSDDAVEQILFTGGDCAIRSGNYPDDILDFMEKRAMASIYYLKGSYAFYVKRNYKEASVNLRKAFELRHFRVRNARLLVKSYIRQKKFNLALDVLDEFHEDRLMRDSGLVILKITALRGARKHKEANQLEATWKPSADLQGELSLYKAVKALQQKDVKTARSQVEIARSAPNINRLSFQLMDCAVAIEENDFSLLAETVAMADGAGRFYDSLQLRAKVAVKQGDWKAALDLIDEIESKQIFDLQTECDALQLKLKDPTISRNPVEMEATRLRYEEAIVQTVNSPYGYRDA; this is translated from the coding sequence ATGCCACAAAAACTGAAGCATTTGTTGCTTTCAGGCTTTGCTTTTAGGATAAAAAATAGAAGGTGCACCAATATGTCAGCTCCAAAAGGCGTTATTTTTCTTTCTCACGCGAGTGAAGACAAGGAGATAGTAGAAAATATATATAAACGCTTAGATGCTGCCGTTTCATTCTACGATTTGCGCACAATTCATCCAGGTAAAGAAAGTATTGACGCAATGAAGGAGGGCGTGGAAAATTCTTCGATATTTGTATTATTCCATTCTAAATATACTAATAAACCCTGGGTTGATTTTGAAAAAGATTTAGCGGAAATAAAAAAGATTAATTCAAAGAGCCTGCAAGTACTTGTTTGCCCAATAAATGGAGAAACTTACAATACCCTCCCAATTTGGATGAAAAAATTTATGACTACTACGGAAAATTTCGGTCCTTCCGATATTGTCAGAACTATTCTACACTTGCAAATGAAGGCGCTCGATCTGCAAAAGATTGGTAGCATCGCGTTAATAGGCCGTGAAGAACTAATTCGAAAAGTATCTGTTGACATAGGCAAAGCACCGGCAGTGAAAGGGGTGCCTATTCAGCAAATCGTGATTACGGGACTGCCCGGAATAGGTCGAACATCTGTCGCTAGGGCAATTCGCAAACACGCATTGCCTGCTATGCGCGCTGGAGGACCAATTTTTGATCTTCCCGAAATGGCCGAAGCGGTTGATATTTTTATAAAATTGCGGGAAGACATCGACGGTCAAATGGATAAAGACGAGTTGATCCGGCAAATGGACGCATTTCAACGATTGCTAGTGCCAGAACAAGCGAACTTAATACTGCAGTATTTACTACATTTTGAAGCACTGAATCAGCCTGTTATTCTTGCTACCCGCTGGGGCCTTCGGGATCGGACAAAACAGTTAAAGCCTTGGTTTCGTGAGCTTTTAAAGCTATGGTCTGATCACCCGTCTTTGAGAGTAATATTTGTATCAGAAAGACGGCTGTCTATTGATGAAATTGCAAATCACAAAAGCATAGAGCAATATTATGTCGATAGGCTGTCTGATGATGATATACAATATATGCTAAGTGAACTAATCGAAGATAGGCTATTTGATGCAAGTCTCGCATTCGATGTTTCAAAGAAAATACTCGGGCATCCAGCAACTGCAAAGTACGTATCCACCCTAGTAAATTCAGGAAGATCCTTTGATACATTAGTTAATAATCCTGACCCGATATATGCATTTCAGGAAAAAATGTTAGAATCTATTTTTGATAATAACATTCTATCCTCTAACCAACGCAAAATAATCAATTTACTCGGGTTCATACCTCGCTTGCCACTATCGATGATATCAAAGATTTTGGGAGAACCTGATAAAAAAACTTTATCTGAAGAGCTCTGGGGTTTGCTTGATTTCTCTCTTATAGAAAGCTCACAAGGTGGTTATTACTCCGTCCCAGATATTGTTTCATCTTTAGTAAGGCGAGATAGCAGTCTGGATAGCAGAAGTTTGTTTGAATCTGCTCGATCAGCTATCGATGAAGAAATGAAAGTCAATGGCATCAAATCTGATCTAATTGATTCTTTGTTGGTAGCTTCGGTTGGCTCTACTGGAGGTATTCCTAGCGAAATCAGTGGGTTGGTCTCAAGCTCGAGTCTGCTGACTTTAGTCCAAGATCTATTCTTCAGAGCTCGAGTTAGTCATGGCATGAAGCAGAAAGAGTTGTATCAAAAGACTTATGCTCTTTCTAAATTCGCGATGGGGATGAAAACTTCCGACGACGCGGTTGAACAAATACTCTTCACTGGCGGGGATTGTGCAATTAGATCAGGCAATTATCCGGATGACATTCTAGATTTCATGGAAAAAAGAGCGATGGCATCCATTTACTATTTGAAAGGAAGTTACGCTTTTTATGTAAAAAGAAATTACAAAGAAGCTTCTGTAAATCTTCGAAAAGCCTTTGAACTAAGGCACTTTCGGGTTCGAAATGCTAGACTTCTTGTCAAAAGTTATATTCGACAAAAGAAATTTAATCTTGCATTGGATGTTCTTGATGAATTTCATGAAGATCGGCTGATGAGAGATTCAGGTTTGGTAATCCTGAAAATCACAGCACTTAGAGGAGCTCGGAAGCATAAAGAAGCGAACCAGTTGGAAGCAACATGGAAGCCTAGTGCTGACTTGCAAGGTGAGTTGTCACTTTATAAAGCAGTTAAAGCGCTTCAACAGAAAGATGTCAAAACGGCACGAAGCCAGGTCGAAATCGCCCGTTCTGCTCCGAACATCAATAGATTGAGCTTCCAGTTAATGGACTGCGCTGTTGCTATCGAAGAAAACGATTTCTCTCTTCTTGCGGAAACTGTCGCAATGGCAGATGGTGCAGGACGGTTTTATGATAGCTTACAACTTCGAGCCAAAGTCGCCGTAAAACAAGGGGATTGGAAAGCTGCTTTGGACCTTATTGATGAGATTGAAAGCAAGCAGATTTTTGACCTTCAGACAGAGTGCGATGCTTTGCAGTTAAAACTCAAGGATCCAACAATTTCCCGCAATCCTGTAGAAATGGAAGCGACAAGACTAAGATACGAAGAGGCCATAGTACAGACTGTAAATTCCCCATATGGATACAGAGATGCTTAA
- a CDS encoding HNH endonuclease, which translates to MPKAPSTFKAPWAPKRTKQDRERCNDKERRKRYPWRGWYKLAAWKKIRARRLASDPLCVMCLAEGKTTAATVVDHIEPHRGNRDLFFSYANTQSLCETHHNRDKQRLEASGEAQSPSPRPKPEPDFHF; encoded by the coding sequence ATGCCAAAGGCACCAAGCACGTTCAAGGCTCCATGGGCACCAAAGCGAACCAAGCAGGACAGGGAGCGGTGCAACGACAAGGAACGGCGCAAGCGGTATCCATGGCGCGGCTGGTACAAGCTGGCGGCGTGGAAGAAAATCAGGGCGCGGAGGCTGGCGAGCGATCCGCTTTGCGTGATGTGTCTGGCTGAAGGCAAGACGACAGCGGCAACCGTGGTTGACCATATCGAGCCGCATCGGGGCAATCGGGATTTGTTCTTCAGCTACGCTAACACGCAAAGCCTATGCGAGACGCACCACAACAGAGACAAGCAGCGGCTGGAAGCAAGTGGCGAGGCGCAAAGCCCATCGCCAAGACCAAAACCGGAGCCTGATTTCCATTTCTGA
- a CDS encoding P27 family phage terminase small subunit has protein sequence MARGIKPDLENVVQFKSDDGVSAEVRNAQLAADLKPFDLTEYEAQIWDRIAPQLAKQNRLKAHFVDTVAEYCRALIRMRALRSTLQEEGETYSVSGRNGTQYKSRPEVAQLNETWRQWRNLTAALGLSPTDERGLAEGQGDLFPDADNPFAGMGA, from the coding sequence ATGGCTAGAGGTATAAAACCGGATTTAGAAAATGTTGTTCAATTCAAGTCAGACGATGGGGTTTCGGCTGAGGTTCGAAACGCGCAATTAGCGGCTGATCTAAAGCCCTTTGACCTGACCGAGTATGAAGCGCAAATCTGGGACCGGATCGCGCCACAGTTGGCAAAACAGAACCGGTTGAAGGCGCATTTTGTTGATACGGTTGCCGAATATTGCCGTGCTTTGATCCGCATGCGGGCCTTGCGTTCGACCTTGCAGGAAGAGGGCGAGACTTATTCGGTCTCTGGGCGCAATGGCACGCAGTATAAATCCCGTCCTGAAGTCGCACAGCTTAACGAGACGTGGCGACAATGGCGCAACCTGACTGCAGCGCTTGGCCTATCGCCAACCGATGAACGCGGGCTTGCAGAAGGGCAAGGCGATCTATTCCCGGATGCTGATAATCCCTTTGCGGGGATGGGCGCATGA
- a CDS encoding phage tail protein translates to MSALVIDAELYGACDGYVIDSTMSLRSAWQPLELAFGFDLIETGGIIKAVSRKAIPLCADVDQERLQDTNGESGGELVTLTRAQESELARGVRITYLNANKAYNSGTVTAWNNFTGATNVSESQLAIVMDEDRAQGVAEYLLQDAWAARETGQFALMPSLLALEPGDVLEVTTQKGARELRLTDVKDGEGRTCEASGFIDAGLSVSGARYSIRATKASAGLSSIMARFMDLPLLQQDNDPNAGYVALSAKRWPGAGLVLRSTNESSWQTNIEISHSAIIGETLNALDKGPLYVFDRGNALEIEIYSGSLLSVSEEELFSGSNAFAIETSTGVWEIIQAQTVELIGTKRYRLTDLLRGQLGTESAMLESVAAGAALVYLDQGIAQADMGLSDIGISYYWRYGPEGETVGSDLFTTEQHAFSGRALKPYAPVHARWASDEAGNHTITWIRRTRLDGDGWELYQVPLGEELESYEVDIISGGDVVRTIETSTPEASYSATQRQTDLGSATAGYEVAIYQISQTIGRGDALKVGWG, encoded by the coding sequence ATGAGCGCGCTTGTAATCGATGCTGAGCTATATGGGGCCTGCGATGGCTATGTGATCGATAGCACGATGAGTTTACGCAGTGCTTGGCAACCTTTGGAACTGGCTTTCGGCTTCGACCTGATCGAGACGGGCGGCATCATCAAGGCGGTTTCCCGAAAGGCCATTCCCCTTTGCGCCGATGTTGATCAAGAGCGCTTACAGGATACGAACGGCGAGAGCGGTGGCGAGCTGGTTACGCTCACACGGGCGCAAGAAAGCGAGCTCGCACGCGGCGTGCGCATTACCTATCTTAATGCAAACAAGGCCTATAATTCCGGCACAGTGACCGCTTGGAACAATTTCACAGGCGCAACGAATGTGTCTGAAAGTCAGCTGGCCATTGTCATGGATGAGGACAGGGCCCAAGGCGTGGCTGAGTATCTTTTGCAAGATGCTTGGGCCGCGCGGGAAACCGGACAATTTGCGCTTATGCCTTCCCTGCTGGCCTTGGAACCGGGCGACGTTCTGGAAGTGACCACGCAAAAGGGAGCGCGGGAATTGCGCTTGACCGATGTAAAGGACGGGGAAGGGCGCACTTGTGAGGCAAGCGGATTTATTGATGCCGGCTTGTCTGTTTCCGGTGCGCGCTATTCGATCCGGGCGACCAAGGCCAGTGCGGGGCTTTCGAGCATCATGGCGCGCTTTATGGATTTGCCTTTACTCCAGCAAGATAACGACCCGAATGCGGGCTATGTGGCGCTTTCTGCCAAGCGTTGGCCGGGGGCAGGGCTGGTGTTGCGTTCGACCAATGAAAGCAGTTGGCAAACGAATATTGAAATTTCCCATTCGGCCATCATTGGCGAAACCCTAAACGCCTTGGACAAAGGGCCGCTTTATGTCTTTGACCGGGGCAATGCGCTGGAAATCGAGATTTATAGTGGCTCGTTGCTGTCTGTCTCTGAAGAGGAATTATTCTCTGGCAGCAACGCCTTTGCCATCGAAACAAGCACGGGCGTTTGGGAAATCATTCAAGCGCAAACTGTGGAGCTGATCGGCACGAAACGCTATCGCCTGACGGATCTTTTGCGCGGGCAGCTCGGCACAGAAAGCGCCATGCTGGAAAGCGTCGCAGCCGGGGCGGCTCTGGTCTATCTTGATCAGGGCATCGCGCAAGCAGACATGGGGCTATCTGATATCGGCATTAGCTATTATTGGCGCTATGGACCGGAAGGCGAAACGGTTGGCTCTGATCTCTTCACGACCGAGCAACACGCCTTTAGCGGGCGGGCGCTCAAGCCCTATGCGCCAGTGCATGCCCGATGGGCAAGCGATGAGGCGGGCAATCATACCATTACCTGGATCAGACGCACGCGGCTAGATGGCGACGGGTGGGAGCTTTATCAAGTGCCGCTGGGGGAAGAGTTGGAGTCCTATGAAGTCGATATCATAAGCGGCGGCGACGTGGTGCGCACCATCGAGACAAGCACGCCAGAAGCCAGCTATAGCGCCACACAAAGACAGACCGATCTAGGCAGCGCAACGGCTGGCTATGAGGTGGCAATTTATCAAATCAGTCAAACAATCGGGCGCGGGGATGCGCTGAAGGTGGGGTGGGGGTGA